From a region of the Zingiber officinale cultivar Zhangliang chromosome 10B, Zo_v1.1, whole genome shotgun sequence genome:
- the LOC122029049 gene encoding uncharacterized protein LOC122029049 has product MELARSPSTRSGCDVEGTNNDYVAIKSSIGKTRAVHKFASSRLFPAVTCLQFCFVIYATFFLYYMSPSVDFRSRADFSWATRISHQWKHLIVKPNAVASSALAADFTPADVCETERIEFVQKKSEDAVMIKLKRELYDEVLAFQSKNAGTETLPELLQMPSRWSQAGNNSRRVTVILNHFKRRTLCAQLDSLLDQTLPFHHLWVLSFGSPNEAVFRRIVESYNHSRISFISSSYDFKYYGRFQMALQTESDFVYILDDDMIPGRRMLEILTHVGGTEKYKNSVLGSIGRILPFRQKDFTFPSYRKFRSKEAGLYLPDPAYGITVERTVQVDFLSSSWFLSADLVKTLFVETPFTFMTGEDLHLSYQLQKYRNAGSYVLPVDPNDKETWGDSEHRLAYVSETTVIFKDVVQVRDDQWWRALSTGYVTQWAAMYPQKIDVLFYAHSPDEVRALAPLLEKFRTTVGRKSYIVVSGGSYCSCEETASVLKWPKNVCKERRFRIFDLQVGAISGVSNSDVPVVQAVYSSLKGLLKIHNPSLLIAVDDIDQNVKNALKNACEGSANGTSLVLLPRPAVPKVLWMADLRPSALPHWNRMRITVNIITQNRATSLQRLLLSLQNAYYLGDEVRLTFNMDSKVDVATLQLVRSYSWAQGPKQIRRRIIQGGLIRAVSESWYPSDDDEFGLLLEDDIEVSPYYYLWIKYALLAYHYDPQVSLPELSSISLYTPRLIEVVKERPKWIATEFFKQIHPNTPYLHQLPCSWGSVFFPKHWREFYAYMGARFTEDAKQNPVQIPKSRTNGWQASWKKFLIDMMYLRGYVSLYPNFPSQASFSTNHMEPGAHISAKDNVVKHNKDDFEVPLMRDDFTRLLPAGKMPPASRLPVINLFNQAVSLKGLRAAGAKLGQDVINCTEVEVVGVDHSTGLPVNCTKF; this is encoded by the exons ATGGAGCTCGCCCGTTCTCCCAGCACGCGGAGCGGCTGCGACGTCGAAGGCACGAACAACGACTACGTGGCTATCAAGTCGTCGATCGGAAAGACGCGCGCCGTCCACAAGTTCGCCTCCTCCCGCCTCTTCCCCGCCGTCACCTGCCTCCAGTTTTGCTTCGTCATCTACGCTACCTTCTTTCTGTACTACATGAGCCCCTCCGTCGACTTCCGCTCCCGTGCAGACTTCTCCTGGGCTACCCGCATCTCGCACCAATGGAAGCACTTAATCGTCAAACCCAACGCCGTCGCGTCCTCCGCCCTCGCCGCCGACTTCACCCCAGCCGACGTCTGCGAGACGGAGAGAATCGAGTTCGTGCAGAAGAAGTCCGAAGACGCTGTCATGATCAAGCTTAAGCGAGAGCTCTACGACGAGGTGTTGGCGTTCCAGAGCAAAAACGCCGGAACAGAGACTCTGCCGGAGCTGCTTCAGATGCCGTCCCGGTGGAGCCAGGCAGGGAACAATTCCCGGAGGGTGACGGTGATTCTGAACCACTTCAAGCGGAGGACGCTCTGCGCGCAGCTTGACTCGCTGCTTGACCAGACGCTGCCGTTCCACCACTTGTGGGTGCTGTCCTTTGGCAGCCCGAACGAGGCGGTGTTCCGGCGGATTGTGGAGAGCTACAACCATTCTAGGATCAGCTTCATCAGCTCGAGCTACGACTTCAAGTACTACGGACGGTTCCAGATGGCGCTGCAGACGGAGTCCGATTTCGTCTACATCCTCGACGACGACATGATTCCCGGCCGGCGGATGCTGGAGATTCTGACGCATGTCGGGGGGACGGAGAAGTATAAGAACTCTGTTTTAGGGAGCATTGGCCGGATTCTGCCGTTCCGGCAGAAGGACTTCACATTCCCTAGCTATCGCAAGTTCCGCTCCAAGGAGGCCGGATTGTACCTGCCGGATCCGGCTTACGGTATCACAGTTGAGAGGACTGTGCAGGTGGATTTCTTGTCGAGTTCCTGGTTTTTATCTGCGGATTTGGTGAAGACTCTGTTCGTGGAGACGCCGTTCACTTTTATGACAGGCGAAGATTTACACCTCAG TTATCAGCTTCAGAAGTACAGGAACGCAGGCTCCTACGTCCTCCCCGTCGATCCAAATGACAAGGAGACATGGGGCGACAGCGAGCACAGACTGGCCTACGTTTCTGAGACCACCGTCATCTTCAAGGACGTCGTCCAAGTCCGCGACGATCAATGGTGGCGCGCCCTGTCCACCGGCTACGTAACTCAGTGGGCGGCCATGTACCCGCAAAAGATAGATGTCCTCTTCTACGCTCACTCTCCTGACGAAGTGAGAGCACTCGCTCCGCTCCTCGAGAAGTTCCGCACCACCGTGGGAAGGAAATCCTACATCGTCGTCTCCGGCGGCAGTTACTGCTCCTGCGAGGAGACAGCCTCTGTTCTCAAGTGGCCCAAGAATGTATGCAAGGAAAGAAGGTTCAGGATCTTCGATTTACAAGTCGGAGCCATTTCGGGCGTATCGAACTCGGATGTCCCGGTGGTGCAGGCTGTGTACTCGAGCTTGAAGGGGCTTCTCAAGATTCACAATCCCAGCTTGCTGATCGCTGTCGATGACATTGATCAAAATGTCAAGAATGCGCTAAAAAATGCGTGCGAGGGGAGTGCAAACGGGACGTCCCTCGTTCTTCTTCCGAGGCCAGCGGTGCCGAAGGTTCTGTGGATGGCCGATCTACGACCCTCAGCATTGCCGC ACTGGAACCGGATGCGGATCACCGTGAACATCATCACCCAGAACCGCGCCACCTCCCTGCAGCGGCTCCTGCTGTCGCTGCAGAACGCGTACTACCTCGGCGACGAGGTGCGGCTCACCTTCAACATGGACAGCAAGGTGGACGTAGCGACGCTCCAGCTGGTGCGCTCCTACTCGTGGGCCCAGGGCCCCAAGCAAATCCGGCGGCGCATCATCCAGGGCGGCCTCATCCGCGCCGTCAGCGAGAGTTGGTACCCGTCGGACGACGACGAGTTCGGCCTCCTCCTCGAGGACGACATCGAGGTGTCCCCCTACTACTACCTGTGGATCAAGTACGCCCTCCTCGCCTACCACTACGACCCGCAGGTGTCGCTCCCGGAGCTCTCATCCATCTCGCTCTACACTCCGCGACTCATCGAGGTGGTGAAGGAGCGGCCCAAATGGATCGCGACGGAGTTCTTCAAGCAGATCCACCCCAACACGCCGTACCTGCACCAGCTCCCCTGCAGCTGGGGCTCCGTCTTCTTCCCCAAGCACTGGCGGGAGTTCTACGCTTACATGGGCGCGCGATTCACTGAAGACGCGAAGCAGAATCCCGTGCAGATCCCCAAGTCGCGGACCAACGGGTGGCAGGCGTCGTGGAAGAAGTTCCTCATCGACATGATGTACCTGCGCGGCTACGTGAGCCTCTACCCCAACTTTCCCAGCCAGGCCAGCTTCTCCACCAACCACATGGAGCCCGGAGCACACATCAGCGCCAAGGACAACGTCGTCAAGCACAACAAGGATGACTTCGAGGTGCCGCTCATGAGGGACGACTTCACGCGCCTGCTGCCGGCGGGGAAGATGCCGCCGGCGTCCAGGCTGCCGGTGATCAATCTGTTCAACCAGGCGGTGTCTCTGAAGGGGCTGAGGGCGGCGGGGGCTAAGCTGGGACAGGATGTCATCAATTGTACCGAAGTGGAGGTCGTCGGAGTCGATCATAGCACGGGCCTACCCGTGAATTGCACCAAGTTCTGA